Genomic DNA from Corticium candelabrum chromosome 5, ooCorCand1.1, whole genome shotgun sequence:
TGTTCCCGACCGAGAGTACACGTACCATCGTCTCTACTCGATGGAACATATTCCTTCTTTGTAAGCAACCGATCTTGACCGATAGTAACTTCATCTGCTGACAACAGGACAGGCTGTTTTGTTATAAACAGCTCGTCTCGTCTGAGCGTGCCATTCTCTGCCGACAATGGCATATATTTTTTCTTTATAAACACCTGGTCTCGCCTCACCGTTCCTTCATGTTCTTTCTTTATAAGAAACTGGTCTCGCCTGAGGGTACCTTCGTCTGACGCATTCGACAGCGAACCCGCCTCAAATCGCGAAACAGATCCATTGAGAATACTCCTATCGTATCCGTTTGTTTCTACAAAGCTCTCGGCACCCTCCATATCAATCCTAGTCTCGCCTGATTCGACTTCGTCAGTAAGAGTATAGACTACCTGATCGATTGCTTCAACAACGTTGTGTACCATATGATCGCTGACCATCTTGTTCGAAATGACAATTTTCTGGAAGTCTTGCGTACTAGCCCACACGGCGTTATATCGATGAGACCCACTGGAACAACGTAACCagaatacaatacaaaacagATATGATTTCATATCAACTCACTCGATGTCCTCATCATGTTGTATGTGTAGTATTTTGCCAGGGACGTACATTCGTTTTCGttggtttttgttttcttgatgtCGTAGCTGATAGAATGGCATCTTGAGTTTAGTGATGTTCTCCTGAGTTATTGGTGATACCAATCGCTCTCCACCTATAACTTCGTCTCCAGGACAGCaaagacaacagcaacaacagtagTAGAGCCCACAACAAGCGAACGGACAAGCACGTGCAATCACGGACCACTAAATACACCAGACAGTTTCTCTAGTTAGTAAAACACCTAATGTCTCCACATCAATAAATTGCCTTTGGAGCTCTGCTGGCAGCTATCATTTTCACTAACTCGACTTTCAAGTCTTCGACCGTAGCGAAGCTTACTCTGTGTAATCGAAAAAGCAGTCAAAAAACCAGAACACAAACTAAACTGGAACGACATTGGAAACGCACCTAGGCACGATATCCATACCAACAAAACACGTCAACACGAAATCTGCACTGTACTCAGCCAGCTCTAAActgtatacatacaaacaggtCACATAAGGACAACGACAACACGAATCTATTAGATCGATCGTATCAATAGATTTTGCTGTACCTCATTAATGCCCCGGGCGGCGAATAAGCAAAGCAGAAGACACTAGGATACGTTGGTCGAAGTAGCAATGCAAGCAGTGCCGCTACACCCGCACCGAGCGAATGCCCGATCGTGAGCACTTGATATCCCTACGTATAGACATTCCGTCACAAAGTGACTTGTAACCACAAATGCATTGGCTACCGGATATCTGTCCAACCATGTATCCAAGACCTGGTCAGTCTGTAACGTTGCTCGGACATACAGAGCAGCATGGTACATACCCTACAAAATGCCATCATTATATACCATACCTTCACCTCATACGAATCTCTCTAAAGCTTGTCGCACCCGATTCATGTACAtgctttaacttaattaattaattaacttaattaattaattaaaggcaaGACCCAAGCAAGATTGATACAACTTTGCTAATTAATACTAATGGATAGTTGTACTGTACCCTAGTGTGATAAAATCACCGACCTTGTGCACATATCCGTCTTCTACTCCGTCCACATCAACTGCCACAACATTGACACAGAGATCAGTTAGTGCATCCtgccatcaaacaaacacaatacaaaacatcATTGCTATACACACCACTCGCGAGGATCAACCGACACTCACATTGAACGAACTACTCCCACGAAGAGCAATCACAATAGATCGTTTGGTGtgatcaacagcaacataaaACGGAATTTCAAACACCTGGAAGAAAGACACAGCTTTGACTCTGTGGCTGCAATGCAATTCATCAAGACTCATTCTAACATCGTCACGCCAAATCGAATAGACGACCTCCACGTTGTCATCACAAATCAACTCGGTGACTGCCGATAGCTGGCACTGACATGTGGTGTCGGCGAAGTTCCATTCGTAGCGCTGACCGTGACCGCAGCagctacaaacaaatataagcTACCGTCACTACAACTTGCTTGACATCTTATTCTCCACCGACTGTACATACCCGCAATTGACATTTGCAGCCGCTTTACATGGCCATGATAAACAGCTGTTCATACCACGAAACATGGACCACCCGTATGCTGCAGCCATAAATCGAGAATGGTATTGAAGCGAAAGAATATCGTTTTTGTCTCCCTGCAattaagtatatatatatatatatacatacacatgtgtataaataaataatatatatatatatatatatatatatatatatatatatatatatatatatacagtatatatatactacagaCTGTATCCATAAAAATCTGCTTGAACTAGTTCAGATGCTGAAGTACGGCAGAATGTAAGGTACAGACTTATTACACACAATGTAGTCACTACATTCATAAAGTGCATGTTATGTTACAGTAAGTGCTGATTGTCATCTGGATACCTAtatagcagtgtgtgtgtgtgtgtgtgtgtgtgtgtgtgtgtgtgtgtgtgtgtgtgtgtgtgtgtgtgtgtgtgtgtgtgtgtgtgtgtgtgtgtgtttgtgtgtgttcagaGTAAACTCTCGAAtggtgtctgtttgccttttgtctacttattgatattaaagatatttaaattttgtagacaaaaaagtatatatatatatatatatatatatatatatatatatatatatacatacatgtatacaataGATTTGCACCATGCACGTATATATAGACAGGGCACAAAGCTAACCGTTTCATAGAATGATGCCAGAACTGGCATATTGTCACAAGAATATGTACAAGAGAGAGCAGACTGTAAGAACAAACATCAGTGATCATGTCATCACCCGATTACCAAGACACCGACTCTTCACCTTGCCAATACTGGATAATGAAGCTACAGAGTTAGAACGTTGGAAGCCTTTCTCAAAGTTTCGTTTATCGTCCTGATACTTTCGTCTCAGCAGTATGAGACCCACAGCAATGTCAGATGGCACCAAATCGTACTCCTCAAAATAACGAGCCAGCAGCTGGCTTATTTCAGTAAAAGCATCCGATCGGCCGTCAGAAACATCAGAACTACAGTTGCATGAAAACAACTGGCAACGTCGAAGCCATATCTTTGCGTGCTCTGTGTGACCCCGTCGAAACATCGAAGCACGTCGAGACGGCCTCCTTCTCAAAGTGGGGGTCTCTTTGTACAGCTTTGCGACACGAGTGTAAATGCAGAATAAAGCAAGAAAAACGACCAGCAACATTACCCATTGACAAACCACAATTCCAATCAGCAATTGAACGATATACTGATGTTTGCTGTGTTCGTAACAGTCCTTTTTCAATCCATAGCCAAACGTCCACACCGAGCCCAACAAAGCCCAAATGACGTCAAGAATAGTGAGGATACCAGCAGCCAACCACAGTGCCACAATTCTACGTCTCTTTTCCGTCTCAACCATCGACCCTCGAAAACTTAATATAAATATCACTAAGAGCACTCCTACTGTGAACAGAACGATGGCAATCTCCATGGATATGTACGCCTGTAGTAGGCCAACTTGTTCACAGAAATATGACCCGTCCTCTCTCACATAAAACTCTTTTTGTATATCAAGTCTTGCcacaacagaagagaaaataaaCAACCTAGTTACAAAAGCACAATAAACAGCATACTCTCATGCACCACTATACATGTGACCTTCTTGGtttaacaataaatatataaatagccaaaataaacaaacttttgCCACTCAATATCTTTGAAAAAACATTACATATTACTTAAATTATGAATGGGAGGCATTAGCAATATAAGTTATCAAGATAAATTACACAGAGGGTTTCATCCCCTCGCAAAAAATTAGCCCATCAAGAGCAATCCTGAAGACTCAAGGTATTTTATTGCAATAATGCTGACCCAGTCACAATTTAAGTGCATGATTTGTTGTGTGATTACTCAAACTGCTGGCCATTACTTTTCAATATGTGAGGAGTGTAGGATATAATTAAATGTTTATGTTGAAAAACGATGACCAAGAAGAttgcttgttgtgtttctAATGTATAGTCAAAATTTTACTTATTGTTCAATGGTAATTTGAAAAATTGTACAATTGGTGCAATTACAGTAGTGACCACATCACGTTTGAACAGCCAATACCAGTCAgtagccatgcatgcagtttgtGGTTGTGATGCTGATGGAGAGTACACCTACCCAATCATAAAACCAATGTACCAACTGTCACTAACATACACCCACTTCCTCTGAGAACATTTCCTTCACTTCAGTTTCTCAACTAAAACTGAGCCACGCCAGCTGACTATTGAAGCTTGCATGTAGATTGTCATCACAATGCACACTTGGACAAGACACTTCATCTGATCATTTGGATTGTAAAAACCACACACTCTCTTACTAAAATTAGTCACTCGAATATGAATTAATTAGATATTTCTAAATTTAATTCTGTTTTTGCATGACACCAAACATTACCTTAAACATAtcaatgcaaaaatcaattACACGTACAATTACTGTAGTTGTCACCAGTTTTGGCTTCCTGGTAGCTAAACCGTGTTACCTCCCTAACAGGTGTACCTTCCAATACCTTCCCAACTGTATTAGGAGAAATTCCTACTAAGCGCTCAATGAATCACATAACTACGATGACACTAACCAGAGAGAGAGACTTGCAGCAAAAAACACGCCAGCTTTTGCCTCTGACATCAACAAGGGTAGATAACAGAGATATGACCGCAAATGGGGCATAGGGAGACAAAACGCTCCCACTTCTGCATACATTTTATTACAAGAACCGTTTGAAGAGCACAATGAATGCCTTTGACAGAAAGAGACCGTGGACAAAAAAAGTAGAGTAGCAATCTCATGTTAACACCTGTGTACAGTCTACTACAGTCTACACTGACGGGTGAACACATCCATCCAGATCTCACAAACTCCGGCCTAATGACAAACCGTACACTTGCCTATTTATCACACCGGCAATGGTACCTACGCATCAACCGCATCGATGACGAGAATCTACTAACACCGTCGTCTCCACCCAAGACCCTAAGGTTTCACGTCGGTCTCTGGCATGTGATCGATAATTACACTATAGCGCGACACCTGTCGAGGCCTTACTATTAGCAGCAATGAGCACAATCGCAACGTCTCTCTAATATTACACATTGAGATGCTGTTAGgctgttacacacacacaatgaataCGTACCAGACAAGTCGCACGACAAGAAAGCAGCCAGCCGGCACTGCGCTATCATCCGACCCAACCGACCAGGGTCGATTCAGAGCCACCATGTGAGGCATCTCGCCCAAACTCTCAAAGGCTGCAAACTGAACGTAGAACCCGCCGACTGCTCTTGATATGAACAAAACAAACCGGACGTCCGGTCAACCTCCCAACCCACCTGTGAAGCTGTTCCAGTGAACATTTTCTTCGTAACGGAAGTGGTTGCAGtcaacaacaaaattaataagTTACCCCATTAGGAAAAAACTGCACTAATTTATACACATTCATCTGATGCACTAACTCAGTGACCAATAATCACGTTACACTGCTGATTGCTCAGTCTCTTCAGCACCATCATTAGTACTGCTCTGCGACGTCTCTGATGTCTGAGGAGCATACCTGACTACTTCTGTGTCGACGTCTTGTCTTCTCTCGACTGCACTCGTACTCACAATCATGTCAAAGTGAGTGGGAAGACTTCGTCTGTTTGTGGCTCTACTACTGCCTTCTTGTAGAGATGAAGAAGCTGCGAATCGTGCTGCTACCTGTCGAGCTGCCTCCTGCCTCCTCGTCCTACCAGTTCCACTGCCAATCAGTGGTGAATGCCCACTAGCTTGGCTCAACTGGCTGTTCACGCTTTCGGTTCGACGAAGACTGCTGATGTATGTTTGAGGCATGTAGTTCATCAGAGTCACGAGAGAGCGTTCGGAAGCAGCTCTCGATGGTGCTGTGCTCGAGATGCGCGACATGCTCAAGTCACAATGTGACATCAATTTCAGTAGTTCTTCTTGATTAGGACCACCTGTGTGGCAATAGTCCTCGCCTTTCTTGTGGTGTAGTTCCATTGCTGTGCTGAGATCCCAcatctacaatacaaacagctGTCTCAAATCCCAATGTATAAttagattgtgtgtgtgtgtgtgtgtgtgtgtgtgtgtgtgtgtgtgtgtgtgtgtgtgtgtgtgtgtgtgtgtgtgtgtgtgtgtgtgtgtgtgaggtaAGCGTGTGAGTACAGTATACCTGAATGCTTCCATTCGAGTGACCAGCAATTACAAACTGACGCGAACGAGCCCCCATTCGGTTAGCCGAgtcacactcatgcacacaatAAGCGCAAACATTACTTCCATCCACCGACTGAATAACACAAATCCTACACAAACCATCTCCcatcacacacaactacagcaaaagacacaaacatcaaGGTACAAAACCTGTGGCCACTGGATGCCTGACGAACATACAGTCTGTCACTCTCAGGCACTACACGTTGAACAAACACTTGCTCCTCATCTCCATGACCAAACGGGCCTGCAATTAGAAGTAGTAATGCAATTACTAAAAGTTGCAAAATATGCATGAAGGAAATTGCAACCTAAGTTGTTGCTGTACGTCTGTGATCCAGAGTCGGCATCCTCTAGAGCAATGATCTGATACGAAGCTATCGGCGTCGAACCCGGCTGAGTAGAAATACGACCAC
This window encodes:
- the LOC134180555 gene encoding diacylglycerol lipase-alpha-like, which produces MPHMVALNRPWSVGSDDSAVPAGCFLVVRLVWLFIFSSVVARLDIQKEFYVREDGSYFCEQVGLLQAYISMEIAIVLFTVGVLLVIFILSFRGSMVETEKRRRIVALWLAAGILTILDVIWALLGSVWTFGYGLKKDCYEHSKHQYIVQLLIGIVVCQWVMLLVVFLALFCIYTRVAKLYKETPTLRRRPSRRASMFRRGHTEHAKIWLRRCQLFSCNCSSDVSDGRSDAFTEISQLLARYFEEYDLVPSDIAVGLILLRRKYQDDKRNFEKGFQRSNSVASLSSIGKSALSCTYSCDNMPVLASFYETGDKNDILSLQYHSRFMAAAYGWSMFRGMNSCLSWPCKAAANVNCGCCGHGQRYEWNFADTTCQCQLSAVTELICDDNVEVVYSIWRDDVFEIPFYVAVDHTKRSIVIALRGSSSFNDALTDLCVNVVAVDVDGVEDGYVHKGMYHAALYVRATLQTDQVLDTWLDRYPGYQVLTIGHSLGAGVAALLALLLRPTYPSVFCFAYSPPGALMSLELAEYSADFVLTCFVGMDIVPRVSFATVEDLKVELVKMIAASRAPKWSVIARACPFACCGLYYCCCCCLCCPGDEVIGGERLVSPITQENITKLKMPFYQLRHQENKNQRKRMYVPGKILHIQHDEDIDGSHRYNAVWASTQDFQKIVISNKMVSDHMVHNVVEAIDQVVYTLTDEVESGETRIDMEGAESFVETNGYDRSILNGSVSRFEAGSLSNASDEGTLRRDQFLIKKEHEGTVRRDQVFIKKKYMPLSAENGTLRRDELFITKQPVLLSADEVTIGQDRLLTKKEYVPSSRDDGTCTLGREQSPVETEFVALSHETSV